A genomic stretch from Anaerolinea thermophila UNI-1 includes:
- a CDS encoding ATP-binding protein, with amino-acid sequence MSRRVFWRILAPLMGLILLTLAGVTLYLSSLFYQNNLQRMQTYLLQEARLMRNLLMPLILEDPQNPQINQIVRESARLVGERITVVLADGRVVGESEKPLDQLENHLSRPEVQEALSNREAVEIRFSTTIGEEMLYVAIPVVSQNQQVVAVIRLAASMGAIRQEQQTLNGSLFIAALIAAAFAVLIAVWITRRVLAPLEKLSATAQQLAEHTGETARNEGDEIRRLQAAFQTMSEHLREQVSQLRAERQKLHSVLKNMKDGILLVDENGKISLINPAAAGMFGIEETRAIGASLIEAVRHHTIVELWERTRHSEQPQDGEVEVLPEHRFLQVVLTPLGKETGNATLLVFHDLTRERRVERVRRDFVSNVSHELRTPLASLKALVETLQEGALEDPPAAQRFLRQMEIEIDNLTQMVRELLELSRIESGLVPLQRRPVSPCEILRRGAERMRLQAERAGLTLQVDCPESLPEVFADAERVEQVLVNLTHNAVKFTPPGGEITLGVKQEGQAICFWVRDTGVGIPPEDLERIFERFYKTDRSRSGEGTGLGLSIARHIVETHGGRIWAESQVQQGSTFFFTLPLEK; translated from the coding sequence ATGAGCAGACGCGTTTTCTGGCGTATTCTCGCCCCTTTGATGGGGCTGATTCTGCTCACCCTTGCGGGGGTGACGCTTTACCTCTCTTCTCTGTTCTACCAGAACAATCTCCAGCGCATGCAAACCTACCTTTTGCAGGAAGCCCGACTGATGCGCAACCTGCTCATGCCGCTGATTCTGGAAGACCCGCAAAACCCGCAAATCAACCAGATTGTACGTGAGTCCGCCCGCCTGGTGGGAGAACGCATCACTGTGGTGCTGGCAGACGGCAGGGTGGTGGGCGAAAGCGAAAAACCGCTGGATCAACTGGAAAATCACCTCAGCCGTCCGGAAGTGCAGGAAGCCCTGAGCAACCGCGAAGCGGTGGAAATACGCTTCAGCACCACCATTGGGGAAGAGATGCTCTACGTTGCCATTCCCGTAGTATCTCAGAATCAGCAAGTTGTAGCGGTCATCCGGCTGGCAGCCTCCATGGGTGCCATCCGGCAGGAACAGCAAACCCTTAACGGCTCGCTGTTCATCGCCGCACTGATTGCGGCAGCCTTTGCCGTGCTGATTGCCGTGTGGATTACCCGGCGGGTGCTGGCGCCGCTGGAAAAGTTAAGCGCAACGGCTCAACAACTGGCAGAACACACCGGAGAGACTGCGCGCAATGAAGGCGATGAGATTCGCCGTTTGCAAGCCGCCTTTCAGACCATGTCGGAGCACCTGCGCGAGCAGGTGAGCCAGTTGCGCGCCGAACGCCAGAAACTGCACAGCGTGCTGAAGAACATGAAGGACGGCATTTTGCTGGTGGATGAGAATGGCAAAATTTCACTCATCAACCCCGCAGCAGCAGGTATGTTCGGGATTGAGGAAACCCGCGCCATCGGGGCTTCGCTCATCGAAGCCGTGCGCCACCACACGATTGTCGAACTGTGGGAGCGCACCCGCCACAGCGAGCAACCCCAGGACGGAGAAGTCGAAGTCCTGCCCGAACACCGCTTTTTGCAGGTGGTGCTCACCCCGCTGGGCAAAGAGACGGGCAATGCCACCCTGCTGGTGTTCCACGACCTGACCCGTGAACGGCGGGTAGAACGGGTACGGCGCGATTTTGTCAGCAACGTCTCTCACGAACTGCGCACCCCGCTGGCATCCCTCAAAGCGCTGGTAGAGACCCTGCAGGAAGGCGCGCTGGAAGACCCGCCCGCGGCACAGCGCTTCCTGCGCCAGATGGAAATCGAGATTGACAACCTCACCCAGATGGTGCGCGAACTGCTGGAACTCTCGCGCATCGAATCGGGACTGGTGCCGCTTCAGCGCCGCCCGGTTTCGCCCTGCGAAATTTTACGCCGCGGCGCCGAGCGCATGCGCCTGCAAGCCGAGCGCGCCGGTCTCACCCTGCAGGTGGACTGTCCTGAGAGCCTCCCTGAGGTCTTCGCCGATGCCGAGCGGGTAGAACAGGTGCTGGTTAACCTGACGCACAACGCGGTGAAGTTTACCCCGCCGGGGGGAGAGATCACCCTGGGGGTGAAGCAGGAAGGGCAGGCGATTTGCTTTTGGGTGCGCGATACGGGCGTGGGCATCCCGCCGGAAGATTTGGAGCGCATCTTTGAGCGCTTCTACAAGACCGACCGCTCGCGCTCCGGCGAAGGTACCGGCTTGGGCTTATCCATTGCGCGGCATATTGTGGAAACCCACGGCGGGCGCATCTGGGCGGAGAGTCAGGTTCAGCAGGGCAGTACCTTCTTCTTCACCCTGCCATTAGAAAAATAA
- a CDS encoding Gfo/Idh/MocA family protein: MAQKPLNWGILSTAHINRALIPVLQSSKRTRLLAVASRSLESAQAYAREWSIPRAYGRYEDLLADPDIDVIYNPLPNHLHADWTIKAVQAGKHVLCEKPLALTLSEVDAMREAAQAHGKIIAEAFMYRHHPQTLKVKEIVDSGILGAVKMVRGAFTFTLDRPGNYRLEPSMGGGSLWDVGCYPLSYARFVLGAEPLEVFGWQTLNPAGCEMSFVAQVRFPGEAFLQFESSFERPPRAFMEFVGSEGRLEVPDPFKPGLSTRLLLTRSGRTETIKVKGKELYLGEVEDLCDAVQMGKPPRISLEDSRGNIAALLALIESAQRGVPVAVKG, from the coding sequence GTGGCACAAAAACCGCTGAACTGGGGTATTCTTTCGACGGCGCACATTAACCGCGCGCTGATTCCCGTGTTGCAGTCCTCAAAACGCACGCGCCTGCTGGCGGTGGCTTCACGCAGTCTGGAGTCTGCCCAAGCCTACGCCCGCGAGTGGAGCATCCCGCGCGCTTATGGCAGGTATGAAGACCTGCTTGCCGACCCGGACATTGACGTCATCTACAATCCCCTGCCCAATCACCTGCATGCCGACTGGACGATCAAAGCCGTGCAGGCGGGCAAGCACGTGTTGTGTGAAAAACCCCTGGCGCTCACCCTGAGCGAGGTGGATGCCATGCGCGAGGCGGCGCAGGCACATGGCAAAATCATCGCCGAGGCGTTCATGTACCGCCACCACCCCCAAACGCTCAAGGTGAAAGAAATCGTGGACAGTGGTATCCTCGGTGCAGTGAAGATGGTGCGCGGGGCTTTCACCTTCACGCTCGACCGCCCCGGCAATTACCGCCTGGAGCCGTCCATGGGTGGGGGCAGTCTGTGGGATGTGGGCTGTTACCCGCTGAGTTACGCGCGTTTTGTGCTGGGCGCCGAGCCGCTGGAAGTCTTTGGCTGGCAGACGCTCAACCCGGCGGGGTGCGAGATGTCCTTTGTGGCGCAGGTGCGCTTCCCGGGCGAGGCTTTCCTGCAATTTGAAAGCAGTTTCGAACGTCCCCCGCGGGCGTTCATGGAGTTTGTGGGCAGTGAGGGACGTCTGGAAGTGCCTGACCCCTTCAAGCCGGGCTTGTCCACGCGCTTGTTGCTCACCCGCAGTGGACGCACCGAGACCATCAAAGTAAAGGGCAAAGAACTCTACCTGGGCGAGGTGGAAGACCTCTGCGATGCAGTGCAGATGGGCAAGCCGCCGCGCATCTCGCTGGAAGACAGCCGCGGCAACATTGCCGCCCTGCTGGCGCTGATTGAATCCGCTCAGCGGGGCGTGCCTGTGGCGGTAAAGGGGTAA
- a CDS encoding ABC transporter substrate-binding protein, which yields MSKKFWYSLIAVLMLTALVLSACGGAATQAPAQTQPPAQGGKEVEVFSWWTGGGEAAGLEAMIKVFNAKYPDIKFINAAVAGGAGTNARAVLATRLQSGDPPDSWQGHAGQELIGTYVAGNQIQPLNDLYESEGWLKVMPQTLIPLISQDGKIYSVPVNIHRANVLWYNPKILEDNKIAVPTTIDEWFAAMDKLKAAGVTPLALGEQWTKMHLLETILLGTLGAEKYNGLWNGTTDWGSAEVKTALENFQKAMTYANTDSASLSWQDAAQLVVNGDAAFNVMGDWAEGYFRELGKKPKVDYGWAPVPGSVGVFQFLSDSFVLAVGAPDPEAAVAWLKVAGSKEGQEAFNPVKGSICARTDCDKALFGEYLQSAMDDWASNVVVGSLTHGVVANDSWKSEIDTALGLFVSNGDLAAFQSALVNACKSSGPCK from the coding sequence ATGTCGAAGAAGTTCTGGTATTCTCTGATCGCAGTGCTGATGCTCACTGCGCTGGTGCTTTCGGCGTGCGGCGGCGCGGCAACGCAAGCCCCCGCCCAAACTCAACCGCCTGCGCAGGGCGGCAAGGAAGTGGAAGTCTTTTCGTGGTGGACGGGCGGCGGCGAAGCCGCAGGTCTGGAAGCCATGATTAAGGTCTTCAACGCCAAGTACCCCGATATCAAATTCATCAATGCCGCGGTAGCGGGCGGCGCCGGGACGAACGCCCGCGCCGTGCTGGCAACCCGTCTGCAGTCCGGCGATCCCCCCGACTCATGGCAGGGGCATGCCGGTCAGGAGTTGATTGGCACGTACGTGGCAGGCAATCAGATTCAACCGCTCAACGACCTGTACGAGTCTGAGGGCTGGCTGAAGGTGATGCCTCAGACGCTCATCCCGCTGATTTCGCAGGATGGCAAGATTTACTCCGTGCCGGTCAATATCCACCGCGCCAATGTGTTGTGGTACAACCCCAAGATTTTGGAAGACAACAAAATCGCCGTCCCCACCACCATTGACGAGTGGTTCGCCGCTATGGACAAACTCAAAGCCGCTGGCGTGACCCCACTGGCGCTGGGCGAGCAGTGGACCAAGATGCACTTACTCGAAACCATCCTGCTGGGCACGCTGGGCGCCGAGAAGTATAACGGTTTGTGGAACGGTACCACCGATTGGGGCAGTGCTGAGGTCAAGACCGCGCTGGAGAACTTCCAGAAAGCCATGACTTACGCCAACACCGATTCGGCTTCCCTCTCATGGCAGGATGCCGCGCAACTGGTGGTCAACGGTGATGCCGCCTTCAACGTCATGGGCGACTGGGCGGAAGGCTACTTCCGTGAACTGGGCAAGAAACCCAAGGTGGATTACGGCTGGGCGCCGGTGCCCGGTTCGGTGGGTGTCTTCCAGTTCCTTTCCGATTCGTTCGTGCTGGCGGTGGGCGCGCCCGATCCCGAAGCCGCGGTGGCGTGGCTGAAGGTGGCTGGCTCCAAGGAAGGGCAGGAAGCCTTCAACCCGGTCAAAGGCTCCATCTGCGCCCGCACCGACTGCGACAAAGCCCTCTTTGGCGAGTACCTGCAGTCGGCCATGGATGACTGGGCAAGCAATGTGGTGGTTGGCTCGCTGACGCACGGCGTGGTTGCCAACGACTCGTGGAAGAGCGAAATTGACACCGCGTTGGGGCTGTTCGTCTCCAACGGCGACCTTGCCGCCTTCCAGAGCGCGCTGGTGAACGCCTGCAAGTCCTCTGGACCCTGCAAGTAG
- a CDS encoding carbohydrate ABC transporter permease translates to MFKNKDRYLSFLLVLPSILAVMIFIYGFIGWSIRVSLSQWKGLNPNFAWAGLNNYIELFSDPRFMVDIRNTVIFTVVFVVGCIVVGFFLAVMLDQGLKGEAFFRTLFLFPMAISFIVTGVVWRWLMNPATGSRMSGLNLLFSYLHLDFLINNWHTTPTWGIAAVALAAIWQMSGYTMALYLAGLRSIPLELREAAQIDGASEWQIYRHVILPILTPVTLSALIILGHISLKVFDLIIAMAGKQLALDVPAIYMWQTTFDGLFYARGAAIATLLLISVAVLIIPYMWFTLRSEKQL, encoded by the coding sequence ATGTTCAAAAACAAGGATCGGTATCTCTCGTTTTTGCTCGTCCTGCCTTCCATCCTGGCAGTGATGATTTTTATTTACGGGTTTATCGGATGGTCGATTCGGGTTTCTCTCTCTCAATGGAAGGGCTTGAATCCCAATTTTGCATGGGCAGGGCTGAACAATTATATCGAGTTGTTCTCTGACCCGCGCTTCATGGTGGACATCCGTAATACGGTCATCTTCACGGTGGTTTTTGTGGTGGGCTGTATTGTGGTGGGATTCTTCCTGGCGGTGATGCTTGATCAGGGGCTGAAGGGAGAAGCCTTCTTCCGCACCCTGTTCCTCTTCCCCATGGCAATTTCCTTCATTGTTACCGGCGTTGTCTGGCGCTGGCTGATGAATCCTGCAACCGGCTCGCGCATGAGCGGTTTGAATCTGCTCTTTTCCTACCTTCATCTTGACTTTCTCATCAACAACTGGCATACCACGCCTACCTGGGGCATTGCCGCTGTGGCACTGGCGGCAATCTGGCAAATGTCGGGCTACACCATGGCGCTGTATCTGGCAGGACTGCGCTCCATCCCTCTGGAACTGCGCGAAGCCGCCCAAATTGACGGCGCCAGTGAATGGCAAATTTACCGCCATGTCATTTTGCCCATTTTGACCCCGGTGACGTTGAGCGCGCTGATTATTTTGGGGCATATTTCCCTCAAAGTCTTTGACTTAATCATCGCCATGGCTGGCAAACAGTTGGCGCTGGATGTGCCTGCTATTTACATGTGGCAGACCACCTTTGACGGGCTGTTTTACGCACGCGGCGCCGCTATTGCGACTCTCCTGCTCATCAGTGTGGCGGTGTTGATTATTCCTTACATGTGGTTTACCCTGCGGAGCGAGAAACAACTATGA
- a CDS encoding glycosyltransferase family 4 protein, with the protein MHILLIHQAFVSLGEAGGTRHHELARYLVQRGHRVTIICSPVSYLTGKVETRTSQEEEEGITIRRAYTYAALHRSFFHRVLAFVSFMLSSFWIGLSVRQVDLVWGTSPPIFQGVTAWALARLKGVPFLFEVRDLWPAFAIAMGVLRNPLLIGASQALERFLYRHADRVLVNSPGFIDHVTARGATWVELVPNGADPEMFDPAARGEAFRAAHGLDGHFVVLYAGAHGPSNDLGVVLDAAEHLQDEPRICFVLVGDGKEKPALMKQAQERGLKNVLFLPPAPKAQMGEIMAAADACLAILKPLELYKTTYPNKVFDAMAAGRAVVLAIDGVIRQVVEETGAGVFVPPGDAQALAQAVRMLADNPQAAREMGEAGRRCVERRFHRQVLAEQLALIMEQMGGENGRKNSGG; encoded by the coding sequence GTGCATATTCTGCTGATTCATCAGGCATTTGTCTCGCTCGGCGAAGCGGGCGGAACCCGGCATCATGAACTGGCGCGCTATCTGGTTCAGCGCGGACACCGCGTCACCATCATCTGCAGTCCGGTAAGTTACCTGACGGGAAAAGTGGAAACCCGTACCTCCCAGGAAGAGGAAGAAGGCATCACCATCCGGCGGGCGTACACCTACGCCGCCCTGCACCGCAGTTTCTTCCATCGGGTGCTGGCGTTTGTCAGTTTCATGCTCTCGTCCTTCTGGATTGGGCTGAGCGTGCGCCAGGTGGATCTGGTGTGGGGCACTTCGCCACCCATCTTTCAGGGCGTCACGGCGTGGGCGCTGGCGCGTTTGAAGGGCGTGCCCTTCCTGTTTGAAGTGCGCGATCTCTGGCCCGCCTTTGCCATTGCCATGGGCGTTTTGCGCAACCCGCTGTTGATTGGCGCTTCGCAGGCGCTGGAGCGCTTCCTGTACCGCCATGCCGACCGCGTGCTGGTCAACTCGCCGGGGTTCATTGACCACGTCACCGCGCGGGGAGCAACATGGGTGGAACTGGTGCCGAACGGCGCCGACCCGGAGATGTTCGACCCCGCCGCGCGCGGGGAAGCCTTCCGCGCCGCGCATGGTCTGGATGGGCACTTTGTGGTGCTGTATGCCGGGGCGCACGGTCCCAGCAACGATTTGGGCGTGGTGCTGGACGCGGCAGAACACTTGCAGGACGAACCGCGCATCTGCTTTGTGCTGGTGGGCGACGGCAAGGAAAAGCCCGCCCTGATGAAACAGGCGCAGGAGCGCGGCTTGAAAAACGTCCTCTTTCTGCCCCCCGCCCCCAAAGCGCAAATGGGCGAGATCATGGCGGCGGCAGATGCCTGCCTGGCAATCCTCAAGCCGCTGGAACTGTACAAAACCACCTACCCTAACAAGGTCTTCGATGCCATGGCGGCGGGACGTGCGGTGGTGCTGGCAATTGACGGCGTCATCCGCCAGGTGGTGGAAGAAACCGGGGCGGGGGTCTTCGTCCCGCCGGGAGACGCGCAGGCACTGGCGCAGGCAGTGCGCATGCTGGCAGATAATCCGCAAGCCGCGCGGGAGATGGGAGAAGCCGGCAGACGCTGTGTGGAAAGACGGTTTCATCGCCAGGTGCTGGCAGAGCAACTGGCGCTGATTATGGAGCAGATGGGAGGTGAAAATGGCAGAAAAAATTCTGGTGGTTGA
- a CDS encoding carbohydrate ABC transporter permease, with protein MKAKSLRIGKNWLYAPLIFMSIFYLLPMYVMLVTGFKPFEEVNLKTMWALPHTIAFDNYVEAFRHLAPSLRNSFVMVIPATIISSFLGSLNGYVLAKWKFKGADVIFPLILFGMFIPYQSILIPLVQFMKSANLTGIPGLILAHVIYGIPITTLTFRNYYASLPQELIEAARIDGANMLGVYRWILLPISIPSFVVVLIWQFTSAWNDFLFAVVLTGNEQWPITVALNNMAGSQIIAWNVQMAGSLLAALPTLLVYLFLGQYFLRGLLAGSLKG; from the coding sequence ATGAAAGCAAAATCTCTGCGCATCGGGAAAAACTGGCTCTATGCACCGCTGATTTTCATGTCCATTTTCTATCTGCTTCCCATGTACGTGATGCTGGTGACGGGCTTCAAACCCTTTGAGGAAGTGAACCTCAAGACCATGTGGGCACTGCCCCACACCATTGCTTTTGATAATTACGTGGAAGCCTTCCGCCATCTGGCGCCTTCTCTGCGCAACAGTTTTGTCATGGTCATTCCGGCGACGATTATCTCGTCCTTCCTCGGGTCGCTGAATGGCTATGTGCTGGCAAAGTGGAAGTTCAAGGGTGCTGATGTCATCTTCCCGCTGATTTTGTTCGGCATGTTCATCCCCTATCAGAGCATTCTCATCCCGCTGGTGCAGTTCATGAAATCTGCCAATCTCACCGGCATCCCCGGTTTGATTCTGGCGCACGTCATTTACGGCATTCCCATCACTACGCTGACCTTCCGCAACTACTACGCTAGTTTGCCGCAGGAATTAATCGAAGCCGCCCGCATTGACGGGGCTAACATGCTGGGGGTGTACCGCTGGATTCTTCTGCCTATCTCCATCCCGAGTTTTGTGGTGGTGCTCATCTGGCAGTTCACTTCGGCATGGAATGACTTCCTCTTTGCGGTGGTGTTGACAGGCAACGAACAATGGCCCATCACCGTAGCGCTGAACAACATGGCGGGCAGTCAAATCATCGCCTGGAACGTGCAGATGGCAGGTTCTCTGCTGGCGGCTCTGCCCACCCTTCTGGTGTATCTCTTCCTCGGACAGTACTTCCTGCGCGGCTTGCTGGCCGGCTCGCTGAAAGGATAG
- a CDS encoding response regulator transcription factor: MAEKILVVEDERALQETLEYNLKRQGYEVQVAGDGILALDLAREFQPEIILLDVMLPGMDGFELCRRLRQEMNTPVLMLTARTEEIDRVVGLEVGADDYMTKPFSMRELLARVKAMLRRVRMIREEMQKSEESTQKESEKRLLSGNLELNLARREVRLNGVVVAVKPKEFELLHFLMKHRGQVLSRDYLLKELWGWDYFGDSRTVDVHIRWLREKIEPDPAHPVRIVTVRGAGYRFEG, from the coding sequence ATGGCAGAAAAAATTCTGGTGGTTGAGGATGAACGCGCCCTGCAGGAAACGCTGGAGTACAACCTGAAGCGCCAGGGCTATGAGGTACAGGTCGCTGGCGATGGCATCCTTGCCCTTGACCTGGCGCGCGAATTTCAGCCCGAAATCATTCTGCTGGACGTCATGCTCCCCGGCATGGACGGCTTTGAGTTGTGCCGCCGTCTGCGCCAGGAAATGAACACTCCCGTGCTCATGCTCACTGCGCGCACCGAAGAAATTGACCGCGTGGTGGGGCTGGAAGTGGGCGCTGACGATTACATGACCAAGCCCTTCAGCATGCGTGAACTGCTGGCGCGCGTCAAAGCCATGTTGCGCCGGGTACGCATGATTCGCGAAGAGATGCAGAAAAGCGAGGAAAGCACACAAAAAGAGAGCGAAAAACGCCTCCTCTCCGGCAATCTGGAACTGAACCTGGCGCGCCGCGAGGTGCGCCTCAACGGCGTGGTGGTGGCAGTCAAGCCCAAAGAGTTTGAACTGTTGCACTTCCTGATGAAACACCGCGGGCAGGTGCTCTCCCGCGACTATTTGCTCAAGGAATTGTGGGGCTGGGACTATTTTGGCGACAGCCGTACCGTAGATGTGCACATCCGCTGGTTGCGGGAGAAAATCGAGCCCGACCCGGCGCATCCGGTGCGCATCGTCACCGTGCGCGGCGCGGGATACCGTTTTGAGGGCTGA